From one Branchiostoma floridae strain S238N-H82 chromosome 3, Bfl_VNyyK, whole genome shotgun sequence genomic stretch:
- the LOC118411839 gene encoding uncharacterized protein LOC118411839, with protein MPVGPLFSIQCEDVEGPVDILLPHVLCLADATELNPEDLQVVHVVGDSPELLPVTELTPSHAVTRFKKGSLFGAVGRTEKVLGISRNGLLTAFAAVNESDFSRLKVYIVSNTTIMHESLQKNEKGWNFAPCDYRTCELKPGAVYYLEGSITNGRDMSVSSSPQVC; from the exons ATGCCGGTGGGTCCGCTCTTCTCCATCCAGTGTGAGGACGTGGAGGGGCCGGTGGACATCCTACTGCCGCACGTGCTGTGCCTGGCTGATGCAACTG AACTCAACCCAGAAGACCTCCAAGTCGTGCACGTGGTTGGAGATTCCCCCGAGCTGCTGCCGGTTACAGAACTCACCCCCTCCCACGCGGTGACCAGGTTCAAGAAAGGCAGCCTGTTTGGGGCGGTGGGGAGGACAGAAAAAGTCCTGGGCATCTCCAGGAACGGGCTGCTGACGGCTTTTGCTGCTGTGAATGAGTCCGACTTTTCCAGGTTGAAAGTCTACATTGTCTCCAACACTACCATCATGCATGAG TCCCTTCAAAAGAACGAGAAAGGGTGGAACTTTGCACCATGTGACTACAGGACCTGTGAGCTAAAGCCAGGTGCTGTTTACTATCTAGAAGGAAGCATTACAAACGGCAGAGACATGTCTGTGTCTTCATCTCCCCAGGtctgttga
- the LOC118411840 gene encoding probable serine/threonine-protein kinase qkgA, translating to MLRTPQINVVTFSAIEAVQKHLRHPGGHADDVTTPSEVKCVILGQTEAGKTSLLNCMMKGQGHVEIETNRTIGVDVIPYHDTKNNVKYEMYDFGGHQIYHYTHRFFLTRQALHILNVDLPGYKSEEFQERVRTWLTSVTSHVFNPAILVVGTKVDLFPPDKAEEMIAAACSSIQRGIHVAESKIQAKLNEEIQLCQKAVDAADGKSDMTGPFYGLTRDDILAKKESLEKLLDGRPKGVLNVQVIPVSSKTFQGIEALCDKMAEMVKDERLFPAARQELSASWTELSENIKTSGRPYLHVRDCQDVGAAAGMKESDVLNALSHLHVTGQILFYNNIRGMEDLVFPDPTIILTLFKQIFRHDLPAYLDSIAESLSEHTRAHFAEDRESFLKTGRASDSFMKNLLGDNIATFNSLLPLMKHFGLCYSGSVIFPTELPAAQPDEVARCWPEVVPSGGEEISVTIEYSQEPPLGLPETMISRILSMEQTTRRLLTKDTVVVHVGENAEDVMYRHFPTREEIRIRGEPEKAWRQAQTVAKVMEALTVLEVEKQQSRSL from the exons ATGCTGAGGACGCCGCAAATTAATGTAGTAACTTTTTCTGCTATAGAAGCCGTGCAGAAACATCTACGTCATCCCGGCGGGCATGCGGATGACGTCACAACACCTTCCGAAGTCAAGTGTGTGATTCTGGGACAGACTGAGGCAGGGAAGACCAGTCTGCTCAACTGTATGATGAAGGGTCAAGGTCACGTGGAGATTGAAACTAACAGAACCATCGGTGTTGACGTCATCCCTTACCATGACACCAAGAATAACGTCAAGTACGAGATGTACGACTTCGGAGGTCACCAGATCTACCACTACACGCACCGGTTCTTCCTGACACGTCAGGCCCTGCACATTCTCAATGTAGACCTGCCAGGATACAAGTCAGAAGAGTTCCAGGAACGAGTGAGAACGTGGCTAACATCCGTGACTTCCCACGTGTTCAACCCGGCTATCCTTGTTGTAGGGACCAAAGTCGACCTGTTCCCGCCAGACAAGGCCGAGGAGATGATAGCAGCAGCTTGTTCCTCCATCCAGAGAGGCATCCATGTCGCTGAGAGTAAAATACAAGCCAAGCTGAACGAAGAGATTCAACTCTGCCAGAAGGCGGTGGATGCAGCGGACGGTAAATCAGACATGACCGGACCTTTCTACGGTCTCACAAGAGACGACATCTTGGCCAAGAAAGAGTCACTGGAGAAGTTACTTGACGGACGACCCAAAGGTGTGTTAAACGTACAGGTTATCCCGGTCAGCAGCAAGACGTTCCAGGGTATCGAAGCTCTGTGCGACAAGATGGCAGAAATGGTGAAAGACGAGAGATTGTTCCCTGCTGCCCGCCAAGAGCTGTCGGCTTCCTGGACGGAACTGTCAGAAAACATCAAGACTTCAGGACGGCCGTACCTTCATGTCAGGGATTGTCAGGACGTCGGAGCAGCTGCAGGGATGAAGGAGTCAGACGTCCTGAACGCGCTCAGCCATCTGCACGTGACCGGACAGATCCTGTTCTACAACAACATCAGGGGGATGGAAGATCTGGTCTTCCCGGACCCAACCATCATCCTcacactcttcaagcagatcttcaGGCATGACCTACCGGCATATCTGGACAGCATAGCCGAGTCTCTCTCTGAGCATACCAGAGCGCATTTTGCTGAAGACAGGGAGTCCTTCCTGAAGACGGGCAGGGCAAGCGACAGTTTCATGAAGAACCTGCTTGGAGACAACATTGCCACTTTCAACAGTCTCCTTCCCCTGATGAAGCACTTCGGCCTGTGTTACTCAGGGTCGGTGATCTTTCCAACAGAGCTTCCTGCCGCCCAGCCTGACGAGGTGGCGCGCTGCTGGCCAGAGGTTGTGCCATCAGGCGGCGAGGAGATCTCTGTTACCATAGAGTACAGCCAAGAGCCTCCTCTGGGTCTACCGGAAACCATGATCTCCCGTATCCTGTCCATGGAGCAGACCACACGCCGTCTCCTCACCAAGGACACAGTTGTCGTTCATGTTGGAGAGAACGCAGAAGACGTCATGTACCGCCATTTCCCTACAAGAGAAGAAATCCGGATCCGGGGAGAGCCGGAGAAGGCGTGGCGCCAGGCTCAGACGGTAGCGAAGGTGATGGAGGCCT TAACAGTGTTGGAAGTGGAGAAGCAACAAAGTCGCTCACTATAG
- the LOC118411841 gene encoding uncharacterized protein LOC118411841, with translation METGPRVVLLHVAEDGEFVRRLAEELMGLASDYYKLPQTYIFCQQVTGTPGDVSRAQLTSTLTLGSVELVVPVISRHLLADQSLLTVGLETAVRNNKPRYVIWLDQNKDDFREFGTLVSRQYPTLEAPTRRVQRDRVKETMPGSAFGSGMRGIAWDVRDALCRQTGKLRLPCWQALLLTREFLADNMNLPAVLTRLEQENQLSPAEVRDIQAEPTPVSRGERLVDMLWARRRQEPYDWLVRVLREEGQDFLAEEMEEQERDWEREFGIGEQQAAQPGQQTAQREHFSQQSQGRHSYCIIFTLKPLYLHYRVLMCNCKIEV, from the exons ATGgaaacag GTCCGCGTGTTGTCCTCCTGCACGTAGCAGAGGATGGGGAGTTCGTCAGGAGGCTGGCGGAGGAGCTGATGGGTCTGGCATCAGATTACTACAAACTACCCCAGACATACATCTTCTGTCAGCAGGTCACAGGCACTCCTGGTGACGTCAGCCGCGCACAGCTCACGTCCACACTGACCCTCGGCAGCGTGGAACTTGTCGTGCCCGTGATCAGCAGACACCTGCTTGCTGACCAGTCCTTGCTCACGGTCGGACTGGAAACTGCCGTGAGGAACAACAAGCCTCGATACGTCATTTGGCTGGACCAGAACAAGGATGACTTCCGTGAGTTCGGCACGTTAGTCAGCCGGCAGTACCCAACCCTGGAGGCGCCGACCAGGCGGGTCCAGCGGGACAGGGTTAAGGAGACGATGCCCGGCAGTGCTTTTGGCAGTGGGATGAGAGGCATCGCCTGGGATGTGCGTGACGCGCTCTGCAGACAAACAG GTAAACTGAGGTTGCCGTGCTGGCAGGCCTTGCTCTTAACTCGTGAGTTCCTGGCTGACAACATGAACCTCCCAGCTGTTCTCACACGGCTGGAACAGGAGAACCAGCTGAGTCCGGCTGAGGTCCGGGATATCCAG GCGGAGCCGACACCAGTAAGCAGGGGGGAGCGGTTGGTAGACATGCTGTGGGCCAGGAGGCGGCAGGAGCCGTACGACTGGTTAGTGCGGGTCCTGCGGGAGGAAGGACAGGACTTCCTGGCGGAGGAGATGGAGGAACAGGAGCGGGACTGGGAGCGGGAATTCGGCATCGGGGAACAGCAGGCGGCACAACCTGGTCAGCAAACCGCACAGAGGGAACATTTCTCACAGCAAAGTCAAGGTCGGCACAGTTATTGCATAATTTTTACCCTTAAACCTTTATACCTCCATTACAGAGTTTTAATGTGTAATTGCAAAATCGAGGTCTAA